The following proteins are encoded in a genomic region of Drosophila willistoni isolate 14030-0811.24 chromosome 3R, UCI_dwil_1.1, whole genome shotgun sequence:
- the LOC6649440 gene encoding acyl-CoA synthetase short-chain family member 3, mitochondrial, translated as MELGAGSVSLNKAHFEGKSIGGMPFDEHDPLYLEAYRKSIHNPVEFWEEQAHLLDWDRPWQQVLDVSNPPFTKWYVGGYLNACYNAIDRHILAGRGSKVALIHDSPLTGTVREVTYQELYDEIVLLAGGLAKLGVVKGDRVVIYMPLIPETIIAMLAIVRLGAIHSVVFGGFAARELCSRIEHVEPKLVIASNVGVEPGKVVPYLDILHSAIQMSRWKPPQKNIIFIRDQISQNILNDETDVNWSNVLAMASPRQTIACVPIEANDPLYILYTSGTTDKPKGVLRTIGGHLVALMYTLRHIYGIQPGDTWWAASDMGWVVGHSYICYGPLCLGATSVMYEGKPDRTPDPGQYFRIIDQYKVCSIFSVPTSFRVIRRADPEISYGRQYSMKSLRAIFIAGEHCDYETKMWIEKTFKVPVLNHWWQTETGSAVTATCLGFQQNLRPPTYSTGLPLMGYDIRILKPDGTEAQTMELGRIALKLPLPPGNMATLYKNDELFRKLYFQRFPGHYDTMDAGYKDELGYVFVTARDDDVINVAGHRLSTSSLEDAVLRHPDVVDVAVFGVPEATKGQVPLCLYIPVENCKKTDAKLSTEIIKLIRDVVGPIAAFRLITSVNNLPRTRSGKTMRKAMADFARNEKVILPATIDDATVFTEIRRALQHLGYAMSAPDPIVAKLLD; from the exons ATGGAATTGGGTGCTGGATCAGTTTCATTGAATAAAGCGCATTTTGAAGGAA AATCCATTGGTGGAATGCCCTTCGATGAACATGATCCATTGTATTTGGAGGCCTATCGTAAATCCATACACAACCCAGTGGAATTTTGGGAGGAGCAGGCTCATCTATTAGACTGGGATCGTCCGTGGCAGCAGGTGTTGGATGTAAGCAATCCACCATTTACCAAATGGTATGTGGGTGGCTATCTAAATGCCTGTTACAATGCCATCGATAGGCATATCCTGGCTGGTCGTGGCTCTAAAGTGGCCCTTATTCATGATAGTCCGCTGACAGGAACAGTGAGAGAAGTCACCTATCAAGAACTGTACGATGAAATTGTTTTACTGGCCGGCGGATTGGCCAAGCTGGGAGTGGTCAAAGGTGATCGAGTTGTGATCTATATGCCATTAATACCCGAGACCATAATTGCCATGTTGGCCATAGTCCGACTGGGTGCCATTCATTCGGTTGTCTTTGGTGGCTTTGCGGCACGAGAATTATGCTCAAGGATTGAGCATGTCGAACCAAAATTGGTAATTGCCTCCAATGTGGGTGTCGAGCCAGGCAAAGTGGTGCCCTATCTGGATATTCTTCATTCAGCCATACAAATGTCACGTTGGAAGCCACCGCaaaagaatataatttttatacgtGATCAGATATCTCAAAATATATTGAATGATGAAACCGATGTCAATTGGTCCAATGTGCTGGCCATGGCAAGTCCCAGGCAGACAATCGCGTGTGTGCCCATCGAAGCCAATGATCCATTGTACATCCTCTATACATCGGGTACCACAGACAAACCCAAGGGAGTTCTTCGTACGATTGGTGGTCATTTGGTGGCTCTAATGTACACTTTGCGGCATATCTATGGCATCCAGCCGGGCGATACCTGGTGGGCGGCATCCGATATGGGCTGGGTGGTGGGTCATTCATACATATGCTATGGTCCTCTATGCCTTGGTGCCACTAGTGTGATGTATGAGGGTAAGCCCGATCGTACACCAGATCCAGGACAATATTTCAG AATCATCGATCAGTACAAGGTATGCTCCATATTTTCGGTGCCCACATCTTTTCGTGTTATACGTCGTGCTGACCCAGAGATCAGTTATGGTCGCCAGTATAGTATGAAGTCCTTGAGAGCCATTTTCATAGCTGGGGAGCATTGTGATTATGAGACCAAAATGTGGATAGAAAAAACGTTCAAGGTACCTGTATTAAATCATTGGTGGCAAACGGAAACAGGCTCAGCAGTGACAGCCACCTGTTTGGGCTTCCAACAGAATCTTCGTCCGCCTACCTATTCCACTGGCTTGCCATTAATGGGTTATGACA TAAGAATTTTAAAGCCCGATGGCACCGAAGCGCAAACCATGGAACTGGGTCGAATAGCTTTGAAATTGCCTTTGCCACCCGGAAATATGGCTACTCTCTATAAGAACGATGAACTCTTTCGCAAGTTGTACTTTCAAAGGTTTCCG GGTCACTATGATACCATGGATGCTGGGTATAAGGACGAACTTGGCTATGTATTTGTAACCGCTCGTGATGATGATGTCATCAATGTGGCTGGTCATCGATTATCTACCTCAAGTCTCGAAGATGCTGTCCTCCGTCATCCTGATGTCGTTGATGTGGCTGTATTTGGTGTTCCCGAAGCCACCAAGGGTCAAGTGCCACTTTGTCTGTATATACCGGTGGAGAATTGTAAGAAAACCGATGCAAAACTATCAACAGAAATTATTAAACTAATACGTGATGTTGTGGGTCCCATTGCTGCCTTCCGTTTGATAACCTCGGTGAACAATTTGCCACGTACTCGCTCCGGTAAGACCATGCGCAAGGCCATGGCTGATTTCGCACGCAATGAAAAGGTCATCCTGCCAGCCACAATTGATGATGCGACTGTCTTCACAGAGATTCGTCGGGCTCTGCAACATTTGGGCTATGCAATGTCTGCTCCAGATCCCATTGTTGCCAAGCTATTAGATTGA
- the LOC6649439 gene encoding dromyosuppressin encodes MSSFVQFFVVSCFACIVLLLVPSSCQAATQATPLCQAGIVEEMPVHIKKVCMALENSDQLTSALKSYINNEASALVANSDDLLKNYNKRTDVDHVFLRFGKRR; translated from the exons ATGTCGTCGTTTGTGCAGTTCTTTGTTGTTTCGTGCTTTGCCTGCATTGTCCTTCTGCTTGTGCCCTCTTCGTGTCAGGCAGCCACCCAGGCTACACCTCTCTGCCAGGCAGGTATTGTTGAGGAAATGCCCGTACACATCAAGAAGGTCTGCATGGCTTTGGAAAATTCGGATCAATTGACATCGGCTCTTAAGTCATACATCAATAATGAGGCATCTG CTCTGGTGGCCAACTCTGATGATCTATTAAAGAACTACAACAAACGCACAGATGTCGATCATGTCTTTTTGCGTTTCGGCAAACGTCGTTAG
- the LOC6649441 gene encoding exosome complex exonuclease RRP44, with product MQTLREFTRKTKRGNVLRIVREHYLRDDIGCGSDLCQYCFQNEVYQLTTRHQINSTLFKHPHYIVLDTNVVLDQIDVLEEDVLHNVIVLSTVLNEVKHKSSSIYKRFNEIIHDRSRNFYVFVNEHHKDTYADREPNESANDRNDRAIRLATKWYDTHLINSQSSKSFERSGQSTTRVILLTDDAGNRSKAESEDILVASAAEYVKSLEDFPLLVDKLSQKSFENEKQARPQYPPHLSMKELLEGLRQKKYLQGSFQASRENYLEGNVNVENYEKGILLQGRESLNRAVDGDIVAVELLPETEWSAPSEIVLEEKNVYADDVPSEERAQEEQQVKKAALAAAKTDERTPTGRIVGIVRRKWRQYCGILQPSLIEDTNRHIFVPADRKIPRIRIETRQAAKLLNQRIIVTIDTWPRNSRYPHGHFVRSLGPLGDMATENEVILLEHDVPHCKFSEEVLSFLPQMPWTITPEDYAKRVDLRDLYICSVDPPGCTDIDDALHCRDLPNGNLEVGVHIADVSHFIRPGNALDKEAAARGTTVYLVGKRIDMVPELLSSNLCSLVGGVERFAFSCIWEVDQEANVLNKRFHKSVIKSKRAMTYEEAQVMIDDSNEQGEIAKSLRNLNRLAKILKKRRMDNGALVLASPEIRFQVDSETHEPLEVEAKQMRDTNSMVEEFMLLANITVAQHIAAEFSECAVLRRHPRPPPTNFDPLVKAARYQGFEVDIESGLSLSHSLDKCVKVDNPYFNTMIRILTTRCMMQAVYFISGSLQKEEFFHYGLAASIYTHFTSPIRRYSDIMVHRLLAASIGADSTYAQLLERKSNEELCNNLNYRHKMAQYAGRASVALNTHLFFRGKEEDEEGYVLFVRKNALQILIPKYGLEGTLYLKSDKDGKDGLERIKSEIVFTFNEEDHTQRCGNVVFHSFDPVTVRLSLDSRNVQHEKLVFRLVKPYIKGFSVELVKMEVEGETPTCPPTKKSKKDKKKK from the exons ATGCAAACTTTACGTGAATTTACGCGTAAAACAAAGCGTGGCAATGTCTTAAGGATTGTCCGGGAGCATTATCTACGTGATGATATTGGCTGTGGTTCGGATTTGTGTCAGTATTGCTTCCAAAACGAAGTGTATCAATTGACCACGCGACACCAAATCAATAGTACCCTCTTCAAGCATCCACACTACATTGTCCTGGACACAAATGTGGTGCTAGATCAGATTGATGTGCTTGAGGAGGATGTCCTACACAATGTGATAGTTCTGAGCACTGTTCTTAATGAAGTGAAGCATAAGAGTTCCTCGATTTATAAGCGTTTTAATGAGATCATACACGATCGATCCAGGAATTTCTATGTCTTTGTCAATGAGCATCACAA AGATACATATGCCGACCGGGAGCCCAATGAATCTGCAAATGATCGTAATGATCGTGCTATTCGCCTGGCCACAAAGTGGTATGACACTCACTTAATCAACTCCCAATCGTCAAAGAGCTTTGAACGGAGTGGTCAGTCTACTACACGGGTAATTCTATTAACCGATGATGCCGGCAATCGATCCAAAGCAGAATCTGAGGATATTTTGGTAGCCTCAGCTGCTGAGTATGTGAAATCTCTTGAAGATTTCCCCCTTTTAGTAGACAAACTGTCGCAGAAGTcctttgaaaatgaaaagcaaGCTCGTCCTCAGTATCCTCCACATTTGAGCATGAAGGAACTGCTTGAGGGTCTACGTCAAAAAAAATACCTACAAGGATCTTTCCAGGCTTCCCGTGAGAACTATTTGGAGGGCAATGTCAATGTGGAGAATTACGAGAAAGGg ATTCTTTTACAAGGACGAGAATCATTAAATCGTGCTGTCGATGGTGACATAGTTGCCGTCGAACTGTTACCCGAAACTGAATGGTCAGCCCCTAGTGAGATTGTTCTGGAGGAGAAGAATGTTTATGCCGATGATGTGCCCAGTGAGGAGCGCGCCCAAGAGGAGCAGCAAGTGAAAAAAGCTGCCTTGGCGGCTGCTAAAACAGACGAACGTACACCGACGGGTCGCATTGTGGGCATTGTTCGTCGTAAGTGGCGTCAATATTGTGGCATCTTGCAGCCCAGCCTAATAGAGGACACCAATCGGCATATTTTTGTGCCCGCTGACCGAAAGATTCCCCGCATCCGAATCGAGACAAGACAGGCGGCTAAATTACTAAATCAGCGCATCATTGTCACTATTGATACTTGGCCTAGGAATTCGCGTTATCCACATGGCCACTTTGTTCGCTCGCTGGGTCCATTGGGTGACATGGCCACCGAAAACGAGGTGATTCTTTTGGAACATGATGTTCCGCATTGCAAGTTTTCCGAGGAAGTATTAAGTTTTTTGCCTCAAATGCCTTGGACAATTACACCAGAAGATTATGCCAAACGTGTAGATCTTAGAGATCTTTACATTTGCTCAGTAGATCCACCAGGTTGCACGGACATTGACGATGCCCTCCATTGTCGCGACCTACCCAATGGCAATTTAGAGGTAGGAGTCCACATAGCCGATGTCAGTCATTTCATACGACCCGGCAATGCTTTGGATAAGGAGGCGGCAGCTCGTGGCACTACGGTCTATTTAGTCGGCAAACGCATTGATATGGTACCCGAGCTGCTTAGTTCCAATCTCTGCTCTCTTGTTGGCGGTGTAGAGCGTTTTGCATTCTCTTGCATTTGGGAAGTAGACCAGGAAGCTAATGTGCTAAATAAACGTTTCCACAAGAGCGTCATCAAATCCAAGCGAGCCATGACTTATGAAGAGGCTCAAGTGATGATCGATGACTCCAATGAACAGGGCGAAATAGCTAAATCGCTGAGAAATCTGAATCGTTTggcgaaaatattaaagaaaagaCGTATGGACAACGG AGCTTTGGTCTTGGCTTCACCTGAAATTCGTTTTCAAGTTGACAGTGAAACCCATGAACCACTTGAGGTGGAGGCCAAACAAATGCGAGACACCAATTCCATGGTGGAAGAGTTTATGTTGCTGGCCAATATTACAGTAGCCCAGCATATAGCAGCCGAATTCTCTGAATGCGCTGTCCTTCGACGGCATCCACGTCCTCCACCCACAAATTTTGATCCTTTGGTCAAAGCAGCACGCTATCAAGGCTTCGAGGTGGACATTGAATCCGGCTTGTCACTGTCCCATTCATTGGACAAATGTGTCAAAGTGGATAATCCCTATTTTAATACTATGATTCGTATCCTTACTACACGATGCATGATGCAAGCTGTGTACTTCATCAGTGGTAGCCTACAGAAAGAAGAGTTCTTCCATTATGGTCTTGCTGCGTCTATTTATACACATTTCACTTCGCCGATTCGTCGGTATTCTGATATAATGGTACACCGTCTGCTGGCCGCATCTATTGGAGCAGATAGCACTTATGCTCAGTTGTTGGAGCGCAAATCCAATGAGGAATTATGCAATAATCTCAACTATCGACATAAAATGGCACAGTATGCCGGTCGAGCATCGGTGGCTCTTAACACGCATCTCTTTTTCCGCGGCaaagaagaagacgaagaGGG CTATGTTTTGTTCGTACGCAAGAATGCCCTTCAAATTCTCATCCCGAAATATGGTCTAGAGGGTACTTTGTATTTGAAGTCGGATAAAGATGGCAAAGATGGTCTGGAGCGCATTAAAAGCGAAATCGTTTTCACTTTCAATGAGGAGGATCATACACAACGTTGCGGCAATGTCGTTTTTCATTCCTTTGATCCAGTGACTGTACGCCTTAGTCTTGACTCGAGAAATGTACAGCATGAAAAATTGGTTTTCCGCCTGGTCAAACCTTACATTAAGGGTTTCAGTGTGGAATTGGTGAAAATGGAAGTTGAAGGGGAAACGCCAACCTGCCCACCAACAAAGAAATCCAAAAAagataagaagaaaaaatga